The following are encoded together in the Clostridium sp. BJN0013 genome:
- the rpoN gene encoding RNA polymerase factor sigma-54, whose product MDFSLNLTQEQRLAMTQEMQLSIKLLQMSSFELQEYVEKELQENPVLDIKESSVDKVEKDKLEYKEIIKNLDFDNYSHHNYNGNPDEEVSPFNFISEEKSLKEYLKDQIRDLDENQCIKTICLYIVENIDDRGYLILENREIEEELKISKELAAYCVEVIHSLEPYGIGARNLAECLKIQIKQKGMDEENIFIIIDKYLEFIAENKYNVIAKELNIDVKQAQEYGDLIKTLSPKPSRGFYTGESVRYISPDAYIKKIDNEYFIIMNDDLTPRLTINAMYKDIINNDTDKDAVSYVKEKLNSALFLIKSIQHRKSTIYKVLEKILEVQRDYFDYGENYLKPMTLKEIANSTNMHESTVSRAIRDKYIHISRGTIKIKDLFTTGMITSFKEESVSSLIIKNNIKKMIDEEDRKKPLSDQKICDLINKQGMNISRRTVAKYREEMGIKSSKGRKRF is encoded by the coding sequence ATGGATTTTTCTCTTAATTTAACTCAGGAACAAAGATTGGCCATGACCCAGGAAATGCAATTATCTATAAAGTTGCTCCAAATGTCAAGCTTTGAACTCCAGGAATATGTGGAAAAAGAACTTCAGGAAAATCCTGTGCTTGATATTAAAGAATCCAGTGTGGATAAAGTAGAGAAAGATAAACTTGAGTATAAAGAAATTATAAAAAATCTGGATTTTGACAACTATAGCCATCATAATTATAATGGAAACCCTGACGAGGAAGTATCTCCCTTTAATTTTATTTCTGAAGAAAAGTCTTTAAAAGAGTATTTGAAAGATCAAATAAGAGATCTTGATGAAAACCAGTGTATAAAGACAATATGCTTATATATTGTAGAAAATATAGATGATAGAGGATATTTAATATTGGAGAATAGGGAAATAGAAGAAGAACTGAAAATTTCAAAAGAACTGGCAGCATATTGTGTAGAAGTGATTCATTCTTTAGAACCCTATGGAATAGGAGCGAGAAATTTAGCCGAATGCTTAAAAATACAGATAAAACAAAAAGGTATGGATGAGGAAAATATATTTATAATAATAGATAAATACTTGGAATTCATAGCAGAAAATAAATATAATGTTATAGCAAAAGAGTTGAATATAGATGTGAAGCAGGCTCAGGAATATGGAGATTTAATAAAGACACTTTCTCCTAAACCTTCCCGGGGATTTTATACAGGAGAAAGTGTAAGGTATATATCACCAGATGCATATATAAAAAAAATAGATAATGAATATTTTATAATTATGAATGATGATTTAACACCAAGATTGACCATAAATGCAATGTATAAAGATATAATAAATAACGATACTGACAAAGATGCAGTAAGCTATGTAAAAGAAAAACTAAACAGTGCATTGTTTTTAATAAAAAGCATACAGCATAGAAAAAGTACTATTTATAAAGTTCTGGAAAAGATACTGGAAGTTCAAAGGGATTATTTCGATTATGGAGAAAATTATCTAAAGCCTATGACTTTAAAAGAAATAGCAAATAGTACAAATATGCATGAATCTACTGTAAGCAGGGCTATAAGAGATAAGTATATACACATAAGCAGGGGTACAATAAAAATAAAGGATTTGTTTACTACAGGTATGATTACAAGTTTTAAAGAGGAGAGTGTATCAAGTTTAATTATTAAAAATAACATTAAAAAAATGATAGATGAAGAGGATAGGAAAAAACCACTATCTGATCAAAAAATATGTGATTTAATTAATAAGCAGGGTATGAATATTTCAAGGAGAACTGTGGCTAAATATAGAGAAGAAATGGGTATAAAATCATCAAAAGGGAGAAAAAGATTTTAA
- a CDS encoding acetyl-CoA hydrolase/transferase family protein, which yields MEWEDIYKEKLVSAEKAVSKIENHSRVVFSHAVGEPSDLINALVENKENYIGLEIVHMVAMGKSDYVKKGMEKYFKHNALFVGGSTREAVNSGRADYTPCFFYEVPKLFKEKRLRVDVALIQVSEPDEYGYCSFGVSNDYTKPAAESASLVIAEVNKNMPRTLGDSFIHVSDIDYIVEVSHPLIELQPPKLGEVEKAIGKNCASLIEDGSTLQLGIGAIPDAVLMFLKDKKDLGIHSEMISDGVVELVKAGVINNKKKTLHPGKIVVTFLMGTEKLYNFVNNNPMVETYSVDYVNNPLVIMKNDNMVSINSCVQVDLMGQVCSESVGLKQISGVGGQVDFIRGANLSKGGKAIIAIPSTAAKGKVSRIVPLLDAGAAVTTSRNEVDYIVTEFGVANLKGKTLKNRAKALINIAHPNFKKSLKKEFEARFNCKF from the coding sequence ATGGAATGGGAAGATATATATAAAGAAAAGCTGGTAAGTGCAGAGAAGGCTGTTTCGAAAATAGAAAACCACAGTAGAGTAGTTTTTTCACATGCAGTGGGAGAGCCATCAGATTTAATAAATGCACTGGTTGAAAATAAAGAAAATTATATAGGACTTGAGATAGTTCACATGGTAGCCATGGGTAAGAGTGATTATGTGAAAAAGGGTATGGAAAAATATTTTAAACATAATGCCTTATTTGTAGGTGGAAGTACCAGAGAGGCAGTGAATTCAGGAAGAGCAGATTATACACCTTGTTTTTTCTACGAAGTGCCAAAATTATTTAAAGAAAAACGGCTGCGTGTAGATGTGGCACTTATTCAGGTAAGTGAGCCAGATGAATATGGCTACTGCAGTTTTGGAGTTTCCAATGACTATACTAAGCCGGCAGCAGAAAGTGCCAGTCTTGTAATTGCAGAAGTAAATAAAAATATGCCAAGGACACTTGGAGATTCTTTTATACATGTATCAGATATTGATTATATAGTGGAAGTTTCACACCCATTAATAGAATTGCAGCCACCTAAATTGGGAGAAGTGGAAAAAGCTATAGGAAAGAACTGTGCATCTTTAATTGAAGATGGATCTACTCTTCAGCTTGGAATAGGAGCTATACCAGATGCTGTGCTTATGTTTTTAAAGGACAAGAAAGATCTTGGAATACATTCTGAGATGATATCAGATGGTGTAGTGGAATTGGTAAAGGCAGGAGTTATTAATAACAAGAAGAAAACTCTTCATCCAGGTAAAATAGTTGTAACATTTTTAATGGGGACAGAAAAATTGTATAATTTTGTAAATAATAATCCAATGGTAGAAACTTATTCTGTAGACTATGTAAATAACCCACTGGTAATTATGAAAAATGATAATATGGTTTCAATAAATTCCTGTGTTCAGGTGGATTTAATGGGACAGGTATGTTCTGAAAGTGTGGGATTAAAACAGATAAGTGGAGTAGGAGGCCAGGTAGATTTTATTAGAGGAGCTAATTTGTCAAAGGGTGGAAAGGCAATTATAGCTATCCCTTCTACAGCAGCTAAAGGCAAGGTTTCAAGAATAGTTCCACTTTTAGATGCTGGAGCTGCAGTTACAACTTCAAGAAATGAAGTGGATTATATAGTAACAGAATTTGGGGTTGCTAATCTTAAAGGAAAAACCTTAAAAAATAGAGCTAAAGCACTTATAAATATTGCACACCCTAATTTTAAGAAATCTTTAAAGAAGGAGTTTGAAGCTAGATTTAATTGTAAATTTTAG
- a CDS encoding ABC transporter permease — protein MNNFWIIFKKELMDIFRDKKTLVFTILLPIIMYPAMFKIIDFTMKDTTKSIEKNITIAYKGSESSSVYTMLKNLNNITIDNTGNTNEKLKKGKISLIIEAPEDFDLKISNKIKTTVKIIYDKDSSKSSLASSLIKDTLDNYNKSIVYERLNEEEINTDILTPFQVKEETLDNQNDNTIAFGILSVLPTILIIFMISPTIGIAADLVAGEKERNTFEALLSTSVKRMSIFWGKLMAISSVALITLIVTLTSMIVSMLYIFSSEGKLSIPIGAFMVIGIVSLFVLIALSSIEISISMFARSMKEANTYLGGFIIPVMILTYIPFMMDSKNIGFLFFNIPIVNAVVVMKEAIAGVFNPSHITVVLLWHIVYVIATVFLAKFMFSKEEVVFRS, from the coding sequence ATGAATAACTTTTGGATAATTTTCAAGAAAGAACTTATGGATATTTTCAGGGATAAGAAAACTCTTGTGTTCACTATACTATTACCTATTATAATGTATCCTGCCATGTTTAAAATAATAGATTTTACCATGAAAGACACCACAAAATCCATTGAAAAAAATATAACTATTGCCTATAAAGGCAGTGAAAGTTCTTCAGTATACACTATGTTAAAAAATCTAAATAACATAACTATAGATAATACAGGCAATACAAATGAAAAACTGAAAAAGGGAAAAATATCCCTTATAATTGAAGCTCCTGAAGACTTTGACTTAAAAATTTCCAATAAAATTAAGACCACTGTCAAAATAATATATGACAAAGACTCCAGTAAATCCTCTCTGGCATCTTCACTTATAAAAGACACTTTAGATAATTATAATAAATCTATTGTATATGAAAGATTGAATGAAGAAGAAATTAATACAGATATATTAACTCCTTTTCAAGTAAAAGAGGAAACTTTAGATAATCAAAATGATAATACCATAGCTTTTGGAATTTTAAGTGTACTACCTACTATATTAATTATTTTTATGATAAGTCCCACCATAGGAATAGCTGCTGATCTTGTGGCAGGTGAAAAAGAAAGAAACACCTTTGAAGCACTTTTATCCACATCTGTGAAAAGAATGTCTATATTTTGGGGAAAACTTATGGCAATTTCATCTGTGGCACTTATTACATTAATAGTTACATTAACTTCCATGATAGTCTCCATGCTCTACATATTTTCCTCAGAAGGGAAATTAAGTATTCCCATAGGTGCTTTTATGGTTATAGGCATAGTATCTCTGTTTGTATTAATAGCACTAAGCTCCATAGAAATATCCATAAGTATGTTTGCCCGTTCCATGAAAGAGGCAAATACCTATCTTGGTGGATTTATAATTCCTGTAATGATTTTAACTTACATACCTTTTATGATGGATTCAAAAAATATAGGTTTTTTATTTTTTAATATCCCCATAGTAAATGCAGTGGTAGTTATGAAAGAAGCTATTGCAGGAGTATTTAACCCTTCTCATATTACAGTGGTTTTACTCTGGCATATTGTATATGTGATAGCTACCGTATTTTTGGCAAAATTTATGTTTTCCAAAGAAGAAGTCGTATTTAGATCTTAA